GATAACTAAAGATATGACTTTGTATCTTGTGGGACAATCTTATGATACAATCACTTATTACATTAAAAATTTTGGTTATGTATATGATATCTATGATGAAAAAACTAATATTTATAATCCAAATGGTGTTACACATCCAGCACCAGAAATAGAAGGATATACATTCATCGGATGGTATTTAAATGAAGATTATTCATCACCAGTAGAAGACTCTCTCTTTATCACTAGTGCAAGTTCTGAAAACTTTTCACTTTATGGAAAATATGAGGTAAACACATATCATATGACATTTGTATTGAATGGTCAATCTTATATTGAATATGATATAGTCTATGATGAATTGATTACTTTAGGAAGACCACAAGTCAAAAATGGACAAACATTTAGTGGGTGGTTTCTTGATGAAGCATTAACCCTAACATTTAATGACCTTCATATGCCAGGTAAAGATTTAGTTTTATATGGATCACTTTTATTAGATACTGAGTTTAGTTCATATACATCTATTGAGATTATAAAAAATATGGCTTCATATGGTGAAGTTATAGAATTCACAGGTATCGTAACAGCCACATTTAGAGGAGAAACATATTTATCCGATGGAATTGAAGCAATAGTATTTGATACTGATGCTGATTTTGAGATTGGAGATAAGATTAGAGTTGTAGGAACTTTCCGACCTACGGGTCTTTCTATAGCCATAACAGAAGTTATAGAAACAGAAGTTATACAAACTGGTTTAGAAAATCCTTTTGATGTAAGTGAATCTACCATTAAGGATTTAATTGATAATTATTTTGCAGATATAGATCAATTAGGACAAAAATTTATTATAAGCGGTGAGTTTCAATTTATTGATGGTAACTATATGGGTATATATGATGAGTTTGGCAATTATCTTGTTATCATAATTGAAAATTTAATTGATTCATTTGAATTAAGAAATTATGCAGATAAGACGGTAACATTGGAAGTTATTTTACTTGGTTATCTGTATAGAGGACTTAATATAGGTTATAGTGGATTACTTGACGACATTACAATCATTGAAGATAAAGATGATCAATTGAGTTTATCTGAAGATATTTTATGGATTAGAGAGTTTATGCCAATGGGTGTTTACTATAAAGTAGACATTCCTTCATATGCATTTAACGGATCAAAAGTTTCTAATATTGAATGGTCTCATCCTCAGTATTTTAATGATTATAATTATTTTGTTGAAGAACCTGAAAATGGCTTCAATTTTACATTATCACTTACTTTGACTAAGGGAGATTATAGTGAAGATATAGAACTTTCATTTATCTATGTATATCCTTGTTTAATATCAGATATTATAAATTTAGAGACGTCAAGGGTTATTACAATCAATGGATTTATTTATAGTATTAATGATGATGGTTTTTATTTACATAGTTTGTATGATGGTGTTTACATATTCGTTAACAATAAAGATGCTTTAGAAGATTATGGTATTGGTGACTCTATTAGTATTACCGGAAACTGGGATGATAATGAGTTAGATGCTTATGAAATTAGAGAGTTTGTTAACTATATAACCTATGTACCTTATATGATAAAGGAATTATCAAATGAATTTCGTTTAGAAATTGAACAACACCCATTTTCTTCAGCTATCTATGTAGGATATTTCAATGTAATCTATGATGATATATCAAATGAGATTGAATTGCAATCATTTGAAACTTTAAGTATATATATAGAAGCAATTTCATTCATTGATATTGATTTTTTAAAAGAATTTAATAATTCGACTATAGAATTACGGTTTGTTGTTAATTTGGATGATGAAATTATATTTATAGGATTTGAATAAATAAAGATTTTGACTATTTGAGATAAAAAAATAAGAATTAAACATAGGATTAAAAGTTGATGATACAATAATAATAGATTATACATGGAGGATATTACAATTAATAAAATATATATAACGCTAATGATATTAGCGATAACCTTAACTGGATGTAGTGCAACTGTTGATCAAGAAGAAGAGGTGATTGATTTTTCACAATTTCCTTATGAGACTTACTTAAAAAATGATAATCCTGTTGTTACGATTACTGTAGAGGATTATGGAGATATGAAATTACAGCTTTTCCCTGATTTAGCAAAAAATACAGTAGATAATTTTATAAAATATATTTATCAAGGATCTTATGAGGGTAGTACTTTTCATAGAATTATAGAAGACTTTATGATTCAAGGTGGTATCGTGTCTAATCCAAACTGTCAAATACAAGGCGAGTTTTCATCAAATGGTATTGCAAATGATTTATCACATCAACGTGGTGTTATATCCATGGCAAGAACATCTATAAAAAATAGTGCAACTAGTCAATTTTTTATAGTTCACAATGATAGTGTCTTTTTAGATGGTAGTTATGCTGGATTTGGTGGTTTAATAAGCGGGTTTGATATATTAGATCAACTTGCTGGTGTTTCTACCAACTCAAGTGATGGCCCCTTAGATGATGTTGTGATTACCAGTATATCTATTGATTTAAAAGGATATGAAGCTGGCCAAGTAAGTTGTGCAAGTTAATCAATAAACAAAAAAAGGGCAATGCCCTTTTTTATTTGAAAAATATATGGAGTATCAGTCTTCAGTAAAGCCTTCATTGATTAAATAGTCTTTTACTAAAGCAATCGTTTCTAAAGAAGTTTTTGGTGGATTGGTTGTTAAGGTCGTGATATTTAATTCTGAAAATGTTTTATTTTTAAAATCTAGATCAATAACAACACTATAATTAAGTGATTCAAGCGTGAGTATACCAAACTCTACAACAGTAGTATCTAATACATCTTTAATGAAATTATCTTTTTGTAATAAAAGATTTTCCATCGTGTCTTGATTAGTGAAATTAAAGTAGACATCTGTTGCAGTAAAGATATAACTATAACTATGAGTGATAGGATTAAAATAAACTGTAGATATTTGACTAATTTCAAGGATTTCATCAAAATCTATATAAATTTGTTTACTGATATCAAACATGTCTTCTATATCCAAAGTAGTATCGGAAATATCTTCAAATTTAAGGATATATATAAAGTACTCATCTCTGAAATTAGAATAGTCGACAAGCACACTTTGATCGAAAAAATCAAGTGATGCAGCAGATTCTATAACCATTGTTTCAATTAAATGATTGCGAGTTGCTGTGTCACATGTATTAGACTCATTTTCTTCGATAAGGTTTTTGATGCAAATTTCAAGTTCTTTTTGTGTATCACTTAATTTTGTACACCCACTAAGTAATAAGGCAAAAAGTAAAATCATAATTGTTAGTGTTTTTTTCATAGTATATCTCCAAAATCCAGTATGTTTAACATTAGATTTAGTTTACTATGAATGTATAGAAAATACAATAAAATATTATTTTTTATTTATATACATATAAACTATAAATTCATATTGACTTTTGATATGTATGAGCGTAATATTTAAGATGTTGCTATAAATTAAGAATATATTATTGGGGTTATTTATGTCTAGATTAAAGCCTAAACTGTTTTCTGTGATGAAGACATATACAAAGGCACAGTTTTTAAAAGATATCATTGCAGGAAGTATAGTAGCTATCATAGCGCTTCCTTTGTCTATTGCTTTAGCTATCGCTTCAGGCGCTTCTCCAGAATCAGGATTATATGCGGCAATTATAGGTGGATTTATTATTTCCTTTCTTGGTGGAAGTAGAGTTCAAATTGGTGGTCCAACTGGAGCATTTATGGTCATCGTATTTGGAATTATTACCGAGTTTGGTATGGATGGATTGATTATTGCTATGATTATGGCAGGAATTATAATGATTTTTTTAGGGTTGCTTAAAATGGGAACTATGATCAAATTTATTCCTTACCCTATCATAACTGGATTTACAAGCGGAATAGCTTTTGTCATTTTCTCTTCACAAATTAATGATTTTTTAGGTCTTGGTATCTCTCAAGTCCCTTCAGATTTTATAGATAGATGGAAATCCTATGCTCTAAATTTTTTAAAAATTGATTTAATGACATTTTTGATTGGTGCACTTACACTGATTATTATTATATTTTGGCCAAAAGTTAGCAAGAAAATTCCTGGTACTTTAATAGCATTGATCATAGCTTCATTACTAGTTGGATTATTTGATTTAAATGTTGCAACAATAGGAACTAAATTTGGAACACTTTCTTCAAGTTTTCCAAAGTTTCAAATGCCAACCATAACTTTTGATTTAATCAAGTTACTTATAGCACCAGCATTTGTTATTGCATTTTTAGCCTCAGTTGAGTCGTTGTTATCTGCAGTTGTATCAGATGGTATGATTGGAAGTAAACATCAATCTAATATGGAATTGATTGCACAAGGTGCAGCAAATATTGGATCTGCATTTTTTGGAGGTATTCCAGTAACAGGTGCACTTGCTAGAACAGTAGCAAACATTAAAAATGGTGGTAGGACTCCAATTGCTGGCATTACACATTCTATTGTTCTATTAATCATATTAGTATCTTTAATGCCACTGGTACAACATGTACCATTGACATCTCTTGCGGCTATATTATTCATTGTTGCTTATAATATGAGTGAGTGGAGAGAGTTTAAAGGACTTTTAAAGTCACCAAAAAGTGATGTTGCGATTTTATTAACAACTTTTGTTTTAACTATAACTGTTGATTTAGTTGTTGCACTAGAGATAGGTTTAGTAATGTCTATGTTCTTATTTATGAAGCGTATGAGTGATGTATCAGATATTTCAATTAAGAATTTAGATTTTACAGAAACAAATCATGCAGATGGTGAAAAAGCTTATACAAATGAATCCAAAAAGTATCCTTCATTAGATGGTGTGAAAATGTATCAAATTAATGGTCCATTTTTCTTTGGAGCAGCATTTAAATATATTGAAGCAATTAATCAGCTTGATACAAAGATTGAATATCTTATTATAGGCATGAAGCATGTTCCTGCTATAGATGCAACAGCACTTCATTCATTTCATATATCTTTACAAACATGTAAATCAAAACATATTACTGTTTTGATTACTGGACTTAGATCGCAACCATATCAAACATTATTGAAAGCAAACATGATTGAAAAAATCGGAGAAGATCATATCTTTAAAACCATTGAAGAAGCTGTACAAATGATAAAAAATAATAGGGAAACTAAATAAATATTTTATGATATAATGATATTAAATAATTAAAAGGGGATATTTATGACAAGAAAAGTTACTTTAGAAAGAAAAAAGAGTTTTGTTGCATCAATTATGAAGGTCTATGTTTATGTACAAAGTGGTGAACCATATGATTTAAAATTAGATGGTGTACCATTAAGATTAATCGATCCACCACTTAAAAATGGACAAAGCATTACATTTGACGTTCCAACTTATGATGCATATGTCTATGTTGTATTTGATAAACATTTTCCTAAAAAATATAATGCTAAGTTTTTATTAAAAGCTGGCCAAGAGAGTGTTAAGCTTTATACAAAACCGCGATTAAATCCTTTTAAAGGAAATCCGTTTTCAATTTTTCAATAAACCAACATCTAAACACCTTCCATTACAATGGAAAGTGTTTTTTCATAAATTACACAAAAAAAATTTTACACTTGACAATAGTTCGAATATGAACTATAATTAGTTTGAATTCGAACCAAAGGAGGAAATTATGGATCGTATAAATTTTAGAGTATTGGAAAAGTTTTCAAAAGATATTGAAAGAGGGTTTAGACCAGAGGTTGGGCATAAAATCAATAGAAATGAAGTTGAGTTGTTATTTCTAGTTGATGAAAAACCAGATATGCCGTTTAAAGAATATGGGCACATACTTCATCTAGAAAAAAGTTCATTTACGTATTTAGTTGATCTCTTAGAAGCTAAAGACTTAGCAATTAAATTAGATGATGAAATTGATAAGAGAAAAAAATCTATTGTGCTTACAGAAAAAGGCAAAAAAACTGTTGAAATGTTAGAAGTACAGCATCATGAATTTATGCAAAAAAGATTAAGTTTGTTTTCAAAAGAAGAATTTGAATCTTTAAAACAAGCAGTAGAGGTTATCGAATCTCTTGAAAAGAAATTACCAAGAGACCCAAAACATCCTAAACATAGAGATCATTACAATGATTAAGTGTTAAAAAGTGTGTAAAGATATAAAAAAAGACTCAACTTATAAGTTGTGTCTTTTTTTCTTATACTTGTATAGAATACAAGTATTCTCATGATTTTATTCAACTAATTGTTTTTTAGGTGTACCCATGAAAAAAGAAAGAATTAAAGTTATACTAGTAAAAATAACCATGCCTAATATCGCAATATTATAATTGCCAGTTAAATCAAAAGATATTCCAAATGGTAGTGGACCTAGTGCACTTCCAGCTACCATGAATATAGTAGCGGCACCACGAATACTACCTAAATATTTAAGACCAAAATAGTTTGGCCAAAGTATGTTAAGGGTAATATTTTGAACTGCAATTGCTAATCCGTAAAATAAAATAAACATAATAGCTTGTGAAACATTAGTAATTAGAAGCATGAGGATTACCATTGATAAAATCATCATGATTAGAGATGTAGATAAGATGCGCTTTACAGGTTGTTTATCAATAATTGGTTTTGCCATAAAAGGAATAATAAAAGATGGGACAGCGATTAATCCTATAATCATTGCTGCTGTAGCATTATTGATGCCTCTTAAACCCATTAAATTGAAAAAATGAAATGTCATACCTGTTGAAAACATAGCAGGTATCATTGATATAAGACCAGCAATCCAAAATTCTTTTGTTTTGAGGGCTTCTGATAAAGAAAAACTGTTTTTATTCATCTTTGTTAAGCTGCTTTGTACGCTTTGGCTATCTTCATCTTCCTGATTTTCCATGGGAATATTATGGTCTTCTGGTCTATTTGCTGCAAATATATAAACAGTTGGAATGAAAATAAAGAATAATATTAAACTCCAGATTCTCCATGCGTTTTCCCAACCTAATTGAGTGATTAACCATAGATTAAATGAAGGAATTAATAATGCTCCTAATAATCCACCAATAGCTGAAAGACTAATTGCTAGTGTTCTATTTTTTTCAAACCATTTAGGTGTCAATGTGTTAGGTAATAATGTTAGAGATCCTTGTCCAAAATATCTTAACAAGAAAAAACTTATAAAAATCATAACAATATTGGAAGTAAAACTACTAAAAAAAGCCGATAAAGCTAACATAGCTCCGGCTATCATAATCATTTTTCTTGCTCCATACTTATCTGTTGCTCTACCCATAAAAATGATTAAAGCACCACTTAGAATAGTAGCAATACTATAAGTAGATGAGATAAGTGTAGAAGAATAAGAAAAAACATTTTCATATTCATTTACAAATACACTAATGGAGTATGTTTGACCAGGTGAACTCATAAAGAAAGTAAGATTACTGATGAGAACAATCACCCATCCATAATAAAACTTATTATTTATTTTTTTAATGACTTTTTCCATAAAAAGTCCTCCTACAAGTCATTATTATATCATAGAGTTAGATGAAAATGGCAATCAAATGTTTCATCAAGATAGAAAATGATTTAAAAATGCAGATAAGCCATTTTCTTCATTCATATTTTTGATTTTTCTTGTCAATATTGTATAATTGAATAACAAGGGGTGAGCTTATGAGAAAAGTGCTATTTGTGTTATTGCTTTTTGCTTTCATAGTATCTATAAATGGTTGTCTTGATCAAGACAGAGCATATATAGATAACCAAGACTCAGAAGAAAATATAGAAGATCCTAAAGATGAAGAAGGTGAAGATATTATGGATAACACTTGTCAAGCTAGTGAGTTAGTTTCAATAAACCAAACACATACACTTAATGCAGATGAACTTTGGAGTCATAGCATGGTTTGTGATAATTTAAAATTAGAAAATTCAATGATTAAATTAGATGATAATAACTTCCAAGGCATATTAGAAACTAGTGATTTTCATGTTGAATCTTTTGCTGAACTAGTTCCTACGTGGAATGTAGTTCTTGATGAGAAATCAACAGTAACAATATTCGTAGCTATTGGCAATCATACTGGTTACTCAGATTATTATGCAATGGCTTTATGGAGAAAGACTTATAAAACATCTTTAGAAGATCAAGTAGATCAATATGGCAGAAAAACAATTGATACAATAACACCTAAATTAATAGATATAAATCGAATTAAATTTAAAGTTATTTTTGCTAAAAGTGATACAGATGCTACAGCTTTAAAAAATATAAGTATCACAACTATTCCTAAACAAAGTGAGAATCATTATGATTTTAGTATTTTACAAGAAAAATCTATTTTATTAGAACCAAGACAGCAATTAAGTGTTCCAGCTATTGGAAATCTAATCTGCTCACCAACATCGTTGTCTATGGTATTAAATTACTACAATCATAGTGAGTCACAATCATTGGTTTCCAGTTATGTATTTGATCAAGGTGCACAAATTTATGGGAACTGGAGTTTTAATGCAAGTTATGCAGGTGGATTTGATGATTTATATGCACGTGTACAATATGCAAATGATTTATCAACACTAAGCTCATATATAAATAATGACCAGCCACTTGTATTATCCATAAGAACTCAAACTAAAGAAGAACTAGAAGGTAGTATTATGGCATATCCATCTGGACATTTACTTGTTTTAACGGGCTTCAAACTTATTGATGACACTTGGTATGCTTTAGTAAGTGATCCTGCTGAATATGAAGATTCGAAAGTTAATAGAGAGTATAATCTTCAAGATTTATTAGATGCTTGGCGTGGCTATATATATGTAGTGCAAACTACACCATTTTAAATCATCTTGTGATAAAATAATAAATAGAAGGTTTATAAACAAAAGGAGTTTATCATATGATTTTATTAGAAGTATTTATTTATGTCTCATCTTTATCATTGATTATAAGTTTGATGATTAAAAAACCAATAAAACCTATATATGTCATATTTTTATGGGGGACTTCAGTATTAGCTATTGTCTTGCATTTAATTTTACAAGGATCAAGATGGCAATTTTACTTGCTTTATCTTGCATTACTTCTAATAGGTGTTTTAATATATTTCAGTCTAATCATGAATACGACTTTAAAGACTTTCATAAGAAGAACACTAATGATTATTTCAAGTGTATTTATTGTTATTTCAGCTATTTCTATTTTAGTTTTCCCTATGTATGATTTACCTATACCTAGTGGTAATTATTTAATAGGAACTGAATCTTTTGTAATCGATGATCAAGCAAGATTAGAACTTTATAGTCAAGATCCAAATGATTTTAGAAGAACAAAAATTCAAATATGGTATCCAGCAGATACTATCGATGGATACGAACAAGCACCTTGGCTAGAAGATGGATTGGTTGTTGCTAGAGCACTTAGTAAGGATACAGGATTGCCTGACTTTGTACTAGATCACACTGTAAATATTTTGTCAAATTCATACTTTAATGCACCGATAAGTACTGATTTAGAGAATTATCCTATTGTTATCTTGTCACATGGATGGAGAGGCTTTAGAAATCTTCATACTGATTATGCAGAAGAGTTAGCAAGTCAAGGATATATTGTTGTCGGTATAGATCACTCTTATGGATCAGTTGCAACCTTATTTGATGACGATGATGTAGCCTATCTTAATTTAGATGCATTACCCGACAGACAAACAACAAATGATTTCATAGAGTATGCAAATCAATTAGTATATACATATGCTTCAGATATAACTGCCACTTTAGATTATTTAGAAGATATTAATGATATTGATAGTCAATCAAGATTTAGTGGAAAATTAGATTTAGATAAAATAGGTTTACTTGGTCATTCAACTGGTGGTGGAGCTGATGTTGCTGTTGCACTAGATGATGATAGAATTGCTGCTGTTATCGGACTTGATGCTTGGGTTGAATCTATTAATGAAAATAGAATTAATGTAGGTTTAGACATACCATCTATGTTTTTAAGAAGTGGTAGTTGGGAAACTGGAGAAAACAATGCAAATCTTTTATCCTTAATTGAGCAAAGCACTTATCCATCTATACTTTATCAAATAGATGGCACAACACATTATGATTTTGCGATGGTTTATATGTATTCACCACTTGTTAAAACAATTGGATTTTCTGGAAGTGTAGAAAGTAGATATCTTGTTACTATTTTAAAATCAATGATTACAGATTTTTTTGATGAGGCATTAAAAGATGATGCGAATAGTCAAATAGATCCTAATCAATGGGAAGAAGTAAGAATCATTAATAGCTAATATGATCTATACATAATAAAAAGACCTACAATTTGTAGGTCTTTTTTTTAGATTTTGATTTAGAGATTAATTTATTCTATGATTTAGCTGCATTTTTTTCAAATGCATCAAGATGATTCATAGATGCATCTCTTAATTTAACAAAAACTTCTTTAACATCATCTGGAAGATCATCTTGTTCTAAAAATAAATTATACATAGCGATATTAAGAATTTCAGCTTGAACTCCGATATCAAATGCCTCTTCTACACTACCAATTGAAATCAAATGACTATCTGATGTATCTTCTAATTCTGATAAGTTATAAGTATCAAAAAGTGGAAGTAATAAAGATATATGTGTTTCTTCACTTTTAATAATATTGCTAAATGGTCTAGTAATATCAAATGTTGATAATACGTAATCATATTCTGCACGAGCAGCATATTCATCTTGAAGTGCATAAATAAGCATTTCTTCAATTGTAAATGTTGTTTGATCAAGTGCGCTAACACTTCCATATGAATCATCATCTAGTTCTATAAATTCATCTGATAAATCGATAGTTTCTTGCATAGGAGATAGTGTATTAACTACAGAATCCTCTGATATAGTTTCACAGCCACTTAATAGAAGTAAGCTGAATAATAAGATTGTGCCAATAATAAATTGTTTCATAGTAAACCTGCTTTCATTTTTTAGTTACACTATATATACAATCAAACAAGCAAATTTATTGGCAAAATTTGAAATTTAGTTAAAAGAAATAACAAACTGACAAACATCATCTCCATCAAATAATGATTTAGATGTTTTAATGGATACATCCTTACCTGTGATATATGTCCATATATCAACATAAAAGCCGCCACCACAATTACAATATATAGAATCTAGGTCTGCACCATTTAACAAGTTTTCTCTAACTCGAGGGCAATGACAATAAAAATATTTTTTCTTTAATGGATCAGTTTCATTCATATATTGGTGAAACTTTGAAGGAATCTTAGTTGCGATGATTGTATCATCTTGTTGGATACCAGCAAGGCCCCAACCGTTTTCGATAATCATTTTAGCTTGTTTTTTTGAAAGGTTTTTATCAATGATGATATCTTTTAAAAAACTTAACTCAAGAGCTTCTCTAGTTTTTGATAATGACTGAGTATCACTATAGACTTTTTTGGCTTCATCAAGTTTATGATGCGGTATATGACAGGCATTATCGATAAATAGTTTTTGAATTTGTTCATCAACAGTTT
The sequence above is drawn from the Mariniplasma anaerobium genome and encodes:
- a CDS encoding InlB B-repeat-containing protein, whose translation is MKILLKIVGVFVIAFLLISCDKPIEEPEIVEHTISFVVPEGIEALDDIEVESGKTIELPELTDIGEYQWYEDSALSIVFDEEALITKDMTLYLVGQSYDTITYYIKNFGYVYDIYDEKTNIYNPNGVTHPAPEIEGYTFIGWYLNEDYSSPVEDSLFITSASSENFSLYGKYEVNTYHMTFVLNGQSYIEYDIVYDELITLGRPQVKNGQTFSGWFLDEALTLTFNDLHMPGKDLVLYGSLLLDTEFSSYTSIEIIKNMASYGEVIEFTGIVTATFRGETYLSDGIEAIVFDTDADFEIGDKIRVVGTFRPTGLSIAITEVIETEVIQTGLENPFDVSESTIKDLIDNYFADIDQLGQKFIISGEFQFIDGNYMGIYDEFGNYLVIIIENLIDSFELRNYADKTVTLEVILLGYLYRGLNIGYSGLLDDITIIEDKDDQLSLSEDILWIREFMPMGVYYKVDIPSYAFNGSKVSNIEWSHPQYFNDYNYFVEEPENGFNFTLSLTLTKGDYSEDIELSFIYVYPCLISDIINLETSRVITINGFIYSINDDGFYLHSLYDGVYIFVNNKDALEDYGIGDSISITGNWDDNELDAYEIREFVNYITYVPYMIKELSNEFRLEIEQHPFSSAIYVGYFNVIYDDISNEIELQSFETLSIYIEAISFIDIDFLKEFNNSTIELRFVVNLDDEIIFIGFE
- a CDS encoding peptidylprolyl isomerase gives rise to the protein MEDITINKIYITLMILAITLTGCSATVDQEEEVIDFSQFPYETYLKNDNPVVTITVEDYGDMKLQLFPDLAKNTVDNFIKYIYQGSYEGSTFHRIIEDFMIQGGIVSNPNCQIQGEFSSNGIANDLSHQRGVISMARTSIKNSATSQFFIVHNDSVFLDGSYAGFGGLISGFDILDQLAGVSTNSSDGPLDDVVITSISIDLKGYEAGQVSCAS
- a CDS encoding SulP family inorganic anion transporter, coding for MSRLKPKLFSVMKTYTKAQFLKDIIAGSIVAIIALPLSIALAIASGASPESGLYAAIIGGFIISFLGGSRVQIGGPTGAFMVIVFGIITEFGMDGLIIAMIMAGIIMIFLGLLKMGTMIKFIPYPIITGFTSGIAFVIFSSQINDFLGLGISQVPSDFIDRWKSYALNFLKIDLMTFLIGALTLIIIIFWPKVSKKIPGTLIALIIASLLVGLFDLNVATIGTKFGTLSSSFPKFQMPTITFDLIKLLIAPAFVIAFLASVESLLSAVVSDGMIGSKHQSNMELIAQGAANIGSAFFGGIPVTGALARTVANIKNGGRTPIAGITHSIVLLIILVSLMPLVQHVPLTSLAAILFIVAYNMSEWREFKGLLKSPKSDVAILLTTFVLTITVDLVVALEIGLVMSMFLFMKRMSDVSDISIKNLDFTETNHADGEKAYTNESKKYPSLDGVKMYQINGPFFFGAAFKYIEAINQLDTKIEYLIIGMKHVPAIDATALHSFHISLQTCKSKHITVLITGLRSQPYQTLLKANMIEKIGEDHIFKTIEEAVQMIKNNRETK
- a CDS encoding MarR family winged helix-turn-helix transcriptional regulator; translation: MDRINFRVLEKFSKDIERGFRPEVGHKINRNEVELLFLVDEKPDMPFKEYGHILHLEKSSFTYLVDLLEAKDLAIKLDDEIDKRKKSIVLTEKGKKTVEMLEVQHHEFMQKRLSLFSKEEFESLKQAVEVIESLEKKLPRDPKHPKHRDHYND
- a CDS encoding MFS transporter, with product MEKVIKKINNKFYYGWVIVLISNLTFFMSSPGQTYSISVFVNEYENVFSYSSTLISSTYSIATILSGALIIFMGRATDKYGARKMIMIAGAMLALSAFFSSFTSNIVMIFISFFLLRYFGQGSLTLLPNTLTPKWFEKNRTLAISLSAIGGLLGALLIPSFNLWLITQLGWENAWRIWSLILFFIFIPTVYIFAANRPEDHNIPMENQEDEDSQSVQSSLTKMNKNSFSLSEALKTKEFWIAGLISMIPAMFSTGMTFHFFNLMGLRGINNATAAMIIGLIAVPSFIIPFMAKPIIDKQPVKRILSTSLIMMILSMVILMLLITNVSQAIMFILFYGLAIAVQNITLNILWPNYFGLKYLGSIRGAATIFMVAGSALGPLPFGISFDLTGNYNIAILGMVIFTSITLILSFFMGTPKKQLVE
- a CDS encoding C39 family peptidase, which produces MRKVLFVLLLFAFIVSINGCLDQDRAYIDNQDSEENIEDPKDEEGEDIMDNTCQASELVSINQTHTLNADELWSHSMVCDNLKLENSMIKLDDNNFQGILETSDFHVESFAELVPTWNVVLDEKSTVTIFVAIGNHTGYSDYYAMALWRKTYKTSLEDQVDQYGRKTIDTITPKLIDINRIKFKVIFAKSDTDATALKNISITTIPKQSENHYDFSILQEKSILLEPRQQLSVPAIGNLICSPTSLSMVLNYYNHSESQSLVSSYVFDQGAQIYGNWSFNASYAGGFDDLYARVQYANDLSTLSSYINNDQPLVLSIRTQTKEELEGSIMAYPSGHLLVLTGFKLIDDTWYALVSDPAEYEDSKVNREYNLQDLLDAWRGYIYVVQTTPF
- a CDS encoding alpha/beta hydrolase family protein; translation: MILLEVFIYVSSLSLIISLMIKKPIKPIYVIFLWGTSVLAIVLHLILQGSRWQFYLLYLALLLIGVLIYFSLIMNTTLKTFIRRTLMIISSVFIVISAISILVFPMYDLPIPSGNYLIGTESFVIDDQARLELYSQDPNDFRRTKIQIWYPADTIDGYEQAPWLEDGLVVARALSKDTGLPDFVLDHTVNILSNSYFNAPISTDLENYPIVILSHGWRGFRNLHTDYAEELASQGYIVVGIDHSYGSVATLFDDDDVAYLNLDALPDRQTTNDFIEYANQLVYTYASDITATLDYLEDINDIDSQSRFSGKLDLDKIGLLGHSTGGGADVAVALDDDRIAAVIGLDAWVESINENRINVGLDIPSMFLRSGSWETGENNANLLSLIEQSTYPSILYQIDGTTHYDFAMVYMYSPLVKTIGFSGSVESRYLVTILKSMITDFFDEALKDDANSQIDPNQWEEVRIINS
- a CDS encoding ferritin-like domain-containing protein; this translates as MKQFIIGTILLFSLLLLSGCETISEDSVVNTLSPMQETIDLSDEFIELDDDSYGSVSALDQTTFTIEEMLIYALQDEYAARAEYDYVLSTFDITRPFSNIIKSEETHISLLLPLFDTYNLSELEDTSDSHLISIGSVEEAFDIGVQAEILNIAMYNLFLEQDDLPDDVKEVFVKLRDASMNHLDAFEKNAAKS